The Topomyia yanbarensis strain Yona2022 unplaced genomic scaffold, ASM3024719v1 HiC_scaffold_274, whole genome shotgun sequence genome contains the following window.
CTGTtatgtttgaaaattttcaacatttaaTTTCGATTGTGTTTTGATTTCCTCCAAATCTTCGGACCAAGAATTTATATTTCGGGTACCATCACTAGTACGGAGCAGATTTCCTCCAGAAGTGTAATTGTATAGACTCACGTTTAGCGGAAAGGCACCAACTTTGGAAGTTCACCTTGCGAAAAACGTATAAGAATTTCCGAAAGTCTGCGAGACGCGTTTGAACAGTTTTCTACACatgaatttaaacttttttttaatgcaaacaTAAGTCTAAGTTATAACAGTTAAGATAGTGTCAGCGAGCCTATCGCGTGAAGCCGCAGGAACGGTTACCAATCACGAAGTCCTCAGTATCTAGCTGTTTCCGCAAAACGATAGGCCATACTGCAAACTATCTTTCAGAACTCTCCCGCTTAAGCGCCAGTATAGTTCAATGATGTACTGCGGGGGAGCATGTGTTTACCAGCCCGGCTAAATCTCTCAGGGCAGGTCACGAACTACTACAACTAACTCCAACTACAGGAAAATGAATTTGCAATCCAAAAAACCCAATCGATTGCCTGGATTGTAAAACGAGGACTATTGATATCTACAACGGTTTATTTTCTTTTAGCTAAACAATTTAACCCTTTCACTTATTTCTAGTTGGGTCTGACTTGTTTGTTTCCGACGTTTATGTTGTTAGCCAGTTCCATTGCTATCCAAGTAAGGCTATTCGAACATGGGTTTCTTCGAGTTCCATTTTCGATTAACCAACATTGATGAAATATGCTGAAAGATACATGAAATTCAAACAAACGCCATAGGATCAGATGGCATTCCCATCTCGTTCATCAAGCTGCTCTGTCCGTTCGTTCTCCCGCTGCTGTGCCACCTTTTCAACACAATAATCACCAAAAACACCTTTCCATCTACGTGGAAAAAAGCAATAATTACACCAATACCTAAGACCTCTAATCCCATCCAACCTAAGGACTTCCGTCCAATCAGTGTCCTGCCAGCAATATCAAAGATTCTGGAGAAAATATTGCTTTCTCAAATAACTGAACACCTCGAGAGTACCAAcccaccattattagcaaatcATCAATCTGGGTACAGGAAAGGCTACAGCACGACAACAGCACTGACGAAAGTAACCCACGATATTTTCTGCAGTTTTGACAGCAACCACTGCACCGTCATGGTGCTGGTACACTTCTCGCTGGCTTTTAACTGCGTGAATCACCGTATACTAAAGGCCAAATTACGCAACGAATTTCATTTCTCGCAAGCTGCCCGCAGCCTTGTTTCGTCGTTCCTTTAACAGCGCAGCCAATCGGTTCGCATCGGAAACGATTCCTCACCTAGCCGCACGATCCCCGATGGAATACcgcaaggttcttgtttaagcgcGTTGCTGTTCAGCTTCTATATAAATAGCCTACCAGCAGCACTAAAGTCTAATTACCAACTTTACGCCGATGACCTTCAGATTTATATCTCTGGACCTGTAGCTGAAATAGACAGACTTATAGCCAATATTAATGAAGACCTTGCTACGATAGTCCGCTGGGCTAAAACAAACTGCCTCTCTCCCAAGAGAACATTGACTCCTTCCGAGATCGTGTCGTCCGGTACGACGAGACAAGTACTAAAAACGCGATTTCCAACAATGATCGAGCTTTGAAATGATCCGTACATCTTTAAGCGCGTGCCATTAATTCCAAGTATATCTCCAGGCGGTACGTTCAGGGAATAGTTAAAATCAGATGGCAACATTGAACCTTTGATCAGACTTACCGGGGATCCGAGATCCAAAAGTACGTCAAACGTACTGCATCGAGTGCCAAAGAGAATCATTACTGTTCGACGACTTCCTTCGTCCTCTTTTAAGATGTAAGGCTCTGTGGTGATGATTGTGTCCTTAGCTGGACCACTTTCTTGCATAAACCTAACTTGCGGCGCCTCAAGCGTTGGTTTCGGTGTTATAGGTGTTGTCGTAGCGGCGCAGTCTGCATCGAGATGACCCACTTTTCCACATTTAGCACAACGAGGTTTTTTCTGGGGTAGCGGACACTTCGCTGATAGATGTCCTTTTTCGTTACAGTTGAAGCATCGTTGAACTGGGGTCTGCTCGTCGCTTTGTTCTTCCGTATTATCCTTCTGTTCATTGTTCTTCAATGATGATGTCTTGACGACATCCTTCCGTTGGACATTATACCGTGTATTGACAACAGCTCTCAAGCGAAGATAACGTTGTAAACAAGCGATGAGCCCGTCCACTGTATACAGTTCTTTTGACATCAGGTGCTCTTGTAGTTTGTCATCGTCGATGTTTCGAATGACGTAAGAAATGACAGCTTCCTCTGATAGGCGACCTTCTTTCGCAATGCGCTACATGTCGTATACATAGCTTTCTTCGTCTTCGCCTTTCATTCGTATGCGTTTCGCCATTTGAAAGTGTACATCGGCTTCATTCAAACGGCTAGGGAATGCTCGGCAAATTGACGTCTTGAAGCGTTCCCATGAAAGTGTCGCTTCCTCTTGTGCATCAAACCACTTTCTTGCTGTTCCTGTCAATCTTGAATGTGCATAATGTAAACAAGATCGAGCTGACCATCCATACACAATTGCGTATCCTTCGATTTTGTTGATCCAGCCGGTGCTACTTCCGTCTTTGCCATTGAATGGTGGTATCAATCGTTCGACCTCCAGCGGGTGAAGGAAAGTTTCATGAATCGGGTGACGCGAACGGACATTACGTTTCTCATTTGCGCCCGAGGCGGCGGTTGCACGTGAAGAAATGCTGGCAAAAGCGTCACTGGTATCGGAATCCGTTTCCATATCTCTGTAGTCGAATACTCTGACGTTGGAAGGAATCGGTTGACGTCCACTGTCGGAAATGTTCTCCTCTTTCACATTAACTAATTGTGGCACATAATTCGTTGTTGCCGTAACGGTAGCAGTGAGCCAGGGAGTCTTTTTCTTCGTACGTCGAACGGTTCGCCGTCCAACGGTGGTTGCATCAGTTTCGTCAAAAGATGACATGGTGGCGTAGTCCCACTATGGCGGCTGAGCACGTTCCggaaaattgcaaaattcgAGTGAAAATCTTTTTCTGCCGAAAATCACGATTTTCCTAAATCGCGGTGATCCCACTTCTGATCTGAAGCCTTAATTATCGGATAGGCTGAAGTTTGTTGCGGTTCTtaaaaaaaagaattcaattacaCCCGACAACGTGTATTACGTGCGTTATCTTTATTTTCTGTATTGAATATGATAACAATAGTGGCAAAGATAGTCGTGCCGGATGTGTAGCTGAATATGTGTGCTATGAAGTATGATGTGATGGTTTAGCTGTGTAGTTCTAGAAATGAAGGCCcgagtaaaaaagaaaattccaaCTGCTACATACCCATGTATTTTATTCAACCATgggatgtgcaaagatgtacGTTATTGCTTCGGGCTGCCTTGTTATCTACATTATTGCTACCGAAAGTAGTTGCAACCTATTCTCGTTGGCAGTTTTTTAAAGTTGTTTAGGAAGCTGCAAACTGATATCGTGGAAGATTAACCGTTGATGACGGTACGGCCTGCGACCCATCTACAATGAACAATTTCATTGATTGCCAAAATCGACCCCGTTCTTATCCGCCGAGGATTGCTTTTAGATGATGCATACGTGCATTTACTTGGGCAGAATGGTTCGGtcgaaataaatgcatttcttaTAGTATTCAAGAGTAACTACTACTTCAGCGACGTCATGCTGTATCAGAATTGTTGCAACAGATTATTGAGGGCACTTTGTGGGTTGGTTTACATATTCGATCGCAGCATAAGAAGCTGTCAGAGTTGAAACCGAGACTCCTAGAAAACCGTCATCCTTATTCTTGTTCATGACGAACgcgagattcgttcgaatctcgcattcgtccTAACCAAGAATAAGGGTTCTTGTCACATAAATAAGTGGTTCACAAGCTacctttcaaaataaaataaaggatAACGACTACTTCATATATGATTCCAAATTTGTTCTTCAGTTTATTTCAATGTTCATACTATATTTTTGCTCGAAAACGTAAAACTACGTTTCGTGCTCTTAATTTGAAAGACGTGAGTAAACCGGTTTCATGACCCATATGGGTCCGGTTTCATATTGTGGCAGAACTTTCAAATTGGATACAATACTGTGTCGTTTACGGATCATTCCACTAAACCTTTCGAAATAACTCATTCATTGTAGATGAACATTTATTGTTTAAAAACTATTGCTGTGCTGATATTTATCGCCTCATTCGTACGTTTCGTTTGGTAAAAGGAAGCAGAGAAGCATTCTCACATGGTGAGCTGGAACCGTATAGTTCGAGAAGATAAAGGGTAATAATTTTTCTGGGAATATTAATGTTTAttattgttttgtgttttttatcattttcgttTCAAATTCCATgcgatatttttattcgaaaattttgcACTAAATCAGTTCCTCAAACCGTTTCACGCTAGACTTTCCTCTTTTGTAGATGATATCATTGCATGATGCCTACGTTAATTTTTTTCCAAGAGAAACAGCGTCCCCGGCTCGAGCATATTGAAGCCTTGGTATGCAATTTCAGATGTTGAAAACTCACTTCGAAAACGCTTTTAGAACCATCCGTAGCAAACAATACTGCATGTTGCACAAAATTTGTCGATGtgcattttttaaaagttattcgaataagtaaacgatctTAAGTTACTATAACAAATCGTGAAAACTGAAAAGAACATcacgaataaaaatgatttaaatgtaATAACACGTATGCATTCCACTTACATTTGAATGATCTTTCCGAGCATCTGTTTTATTTCGTTGCAGTTTTACCATTGCGTTAATAGATTAATTGCATTAACAGCGTTTTTGTTcacttagggcatgttcaggagcgttttattttgtataggagtttcaaagtagaactggaactgaaacattcacatcccaaGCAGagcgttttttttattatctcgaacagttttgtttcaaaatttaaaactgttatacgactccgttctatttgttgctgatttcaaaacacgtttagaactgtgttttaaatacatgcaaagttttcagcacatacacttagacccgatagactggggaaaaataaatttgaatgcagtaacgctgaaggaatggcgagacatgaagtttaaactgaatagaacatccgctacagctgctgctggggacagcaagttctagttttaaaattttcagttttatataatagaactgtcaaaattatgaatctagaactgaaacacttctgaacatgctctaagttgtttggggtatactcaaaattgggtaaattcaacttaaatttaagtaaattaaactcaaggttgagttattacttttgccgtagttaaatggaaactaccttcagcacggtttacctaattttacttcctgcacgataccacgagattgagtcaaaagtactgaattttaggtagtttttcggtggcgtgtaggctggatgttgttggctcgaatcaaaacttgtcgaaagtaaagttcatttcatatcgtcaacctggcgcccaggtggtgaaatcgttagaatgCAACGGGGTGCTgtagcgttgccagaaaattttaatgtccagattaaattttactaaacttcccatttaagctcagccggaatgctggctgatTCTAATTCATATTCCGGCGCCGgttacacaaccgattctagttagaatgtttaaggggtaccatttcgatgcggcttagccgcataaacgaggcctaggaaccgaagcggcgcagagcctctgaggatccgccgggagAGGTGGTCACCGACtagccgtcggaagcaagcgaacctgtgatccactcgtttgcccggcgtactcaaacataggggctatcccagtttaagtccgactgagcggtagcgaagtcggacagcacgcccaaaagcgatgtggcgtagccacattgggtggtggacacaaaataaaattggcaacgctagtaaaatgtaaacactccggatgaacctatcttcaattgacatttcgacgagttttgattcgagccaataatatgggcccatgaacctatcgtcaattaaCATGTCGACGatttttgattcgagccaataatagggACCCgccaaaatttactttttttctctccgcgtgtctttatatttaaacaTCGTTGGTTTTgaatcagagatgccagatttgcagacaagtctgcaaattggcaaacttttaatttaagctgcagatttctcgacaaacatatgattacggcctaaaagccaactgtcacaatccactttgaatggaaattccggacaaaccgttacacgccaatcacagatgttggcagtaaacgaaagagacaagttttctctttcataaactgttgtgaactgtgttcgactagtaacggtttgtctggaattttcattcaaagtggattttgacagttggcttttaggccgtaatcat
Protein-coding sequences here:
- the LOC131695082 gene encoding uncharacterized protein LOC131695082, yielding MSSFDETDATTVGRRTVRRTKKKTPWLTATVTATTNYVPQLVNVKEENISDSGRQPIPSNVRVFDYRDMETDSDTSDAFASISSRATAASGANEKRNVRSRHPIHETFLHPLEVERLIPPFNGKDGSSTGWINKIEGYAIVYGWSARSCLHYAHSRLTGTARKWFDAQEEATLSWERFKTSICRAFPSRLNEADVHFQMAKRIRMKGEDEESYVYDM